From one Nocardioides yefusunii genomic stretch:
- a CDS encoding ABC transporter ATP-binding protein — protein MTGLKITDVTLVHGDGEDTVTALDHVSLTVAPGEFVAILGPSGSGKSSLLAVAGGLTTPTSGSVRIGDTELVGLKAKELSKLRRENIGFVFQSSNLVPALTSVDQLKLPTTFGKFTDTRDPLELLEQVGMAHKADKRPHQLSGGERQRVGIARALMVRPQVLLVDEPTAALDRARSQEVVKLIADETKAHGVASIMVTHDHDVIGHCDAVYEMVDGKLTRR, from the coding sequence ATGACCGGACTCAAGATCACCGACGTCACCCTCGTCCACGGCGACGGCGAGGACACCGTCACCGCTCTCGACCACGTCTCCCTGACGGTGGCGCCGGGCGAGTTCGTCGCCATCCTGGGCCCGTCGGGCTCGGGCAAGTCGTCGCTGCTGGCCGTCGCCGGTGGACTCACCACCCCCACCTCGGGATCGGTGCGGATCGGCGACACCGAGCTCGTGGGGCTCAAGGCCAAGGAGCTCTCGAAGCTGCGTCGCGAGAACATCGGCTTCGTCTTCCAGTCCTCCAACCTGGTGCCGGCCCTCACCTCGGTGGACCAGCTCAAGCTGCCGACGACGTTCGGGAAGTTCACCGACACTCGTGACCCGCTCGAGCTGCTCGAGCAGGTGGGCATGGCGCACAAGGCCGACAAGCGTCCCCACCAGCTCTCCGGCGGTGAGCGTCAGCGCGTCGGCATCGCCCGCGCACTGATGGTCCGTCCGCAGGTGCTGCTGGTCGACGAGCCCACCGCTGCGCTCGACCGAGCCCGCAGCCAGGAGGTCGTGAAGCTGATCGCCGACGAGACCAAGGCACACGGTGTCGCCTCGATCATGGTGACCCACGACCACGACGTCATCGGTCACTGCGACGCGGTGTACGAGATGGTCGACGGCAAGCTCACCCGCCGCTGA
- a CDS encoding ABC transporter permease, producing MFLALRELRFARARFGLMGAVIVLIAILMVLLSGLSQGLVKDGVSGLQASPASAFAFEKDVQKDSAFTRSSVPVETAETWAAQDGVVDAAPFGLALVNGANQDGTQVDLALIGVEPGSFVDPEAAEGERISSPEGIVVSAHAKEDGVSLGDVVTLEGSEIALTVVGFLDGQHTFGHVDMAYVDLGTWQRANAGIGEGEELPAVKVDQVTSIAVQYDGTPSADQLEAGDKAADTTTMTQKAAYGASPGYTAETMTLQMIQVFLYAICAMVAGAFFTVLTIQRKPEIAVMRAMGASTGYLLRDGLGQAFLLLLGSVGLGIGLGVAAGAGLQGTAMPFALAAGPIVLAAVLLIVLGLIGAAVAIVRIAKVDPLTALGAAR from the coding sequence ATGTTCCTCGCACTCCGCGAGCTCCGCTTCGCCCGGGCCCGTTTCGGGCTCATGGGCGCAGTCATCGTCCTCATCGCGATCCTGATGGTGCTGCTCAGCGGCCTGTCCCAGGGTCTCGTCAAGGACGGTGTCTCCGGGCTCCAAGCTTCTCCCGCCAGTGCCTTCGCCTTCGAGAAGGACGTCCAGAAGGACTCGGCGTTCACCCGTTCCTCCGTCCCCGTCGAGACGGCCGAGACCTGGGCGGCCCAGGACGGCGTCGTCGACGCCGCTCCGTTCGGTCTCGCACTCGTCAACGGCGCCAACCAGGACGGCACCCAGGTCGACCTCGCCCTGATCGGCGTCGAGCCCGGTTCGTTCGTCGACCCCGAGGCTGCCGAGGGCGAGCGCATCTCCTCGCCTGAGGGCATCGTGGTCTCCGCCCACGCCAAGGAGGACGGCGTCTCCCTGGGTGACGTCGTCACCCTCGAGGGTTCCGAGATCGCGCTCACCGTCGTCGGATTCCTCGACGGCCAGCACACCTTCGGACACGTCGACATGGCCTACGTCGACCTCGGCACCTGGCAGCGCGCCAACGCCGGCATCGGCGAGGGCGAGGAGCTCCCGGCCGTCAAGGTCGACCAGGTCACCTCGATCGCCGTGCAGTACGACGGCACCCCGTCCGCCGACCAGCTCGAAGCCGGCGACAAGGCCGCTGACACCACCACGATGACCCAGAAGGCTGCCTACGGCGCCTCGCCCGGGTACACCGCCGAGACCATGACGCTGCAGATGATCCAGGTCTTCCTCTACGCCATCTGCGCCATGGTCGCGGGCGCCTTCTTCACGGTGCTCACCATCCAGCGCAAGCCCGAGATCGCCGTCATGCGTGCCATGGGCGCCTCCACCGGCTACCTGCTGCGTGACGGTCTGGGTCAGGCGTTCCTGCTCCTGCTCGGTTCCGTCGGTCTGGGCATCGGCCTCGGTGTCGCCGCCGGCGCCGGCCTGCAGGGCACCGCGATGCCGTTCGCGCTGGCCGCCGGACCGATCGTCCTGGCTGCCGTCCTGCTCATCGTCCTGGGTCTGATCGGTGCTGCGGTCGCGATCGTCCGCATCGCCAAGGTCGACCCCCTCACTGCACTGGGAGCAGCCCGATGA
- a CDS encoding lysoplasmalogenase has translation MGHHDVLLRATTNVSVVRNGGRATADAPAPRSPRVPNLAGLPSPVTWPFFVAASIHLLAQYAAWQGIAVADDVAELSKLVLLPALWLVLDAGLRHGARITGALPGWWRWAAAALAFSWLGDVVLTSEPLLLAGMGFFAVAHVAYVVTFLQAARGRSTQRPRWLVVPYLAWWGGLVVFALAGDVPVTFVVPALLYGTLLVAMAWLAARVSLAVGIGAALFVVSDSLIGLRVGDVTMPLHGVAVMATYLAAQALIVTGLIRAARDGSIRSSP, from the coding sequence ATGGGACACCACGACGTGCTGCTGCGAGCGACCACGAACGTCTCCGTCGTGCGGAACGGGGGTCGCGCTACCGCCGACGCACCCGCGCCGCGGTCGCCGCGGGTGCCGAACCTCGCAGGGCTGCCCAGCCCGGTGACGTGGCCCTTCTTCGTCGCAGCGAGCATCCATCTGCTGGCCCAGTACGCGGCGTGGCAGGGCATCGCAGTGGCCGACGACGTCGCCGAACTGTCCAAGCTGGTGTTGCTGCCGGCCCTGTGGCTCGTCCTCGACGCGGGCCTGCGCCACGGCGCCCGGATCACCGGTGCGCTCCCGGGCTGGTGGAGGTGGGCCGCCGCGGCGCTCGCCTTCAGCTGGCTCGGCGACGTGGTGCTCACCAGTGAGCCGCTGCTCCTGGCCGGCATGGGCTTCTTCGCCGTCGCCCACGTCGCGTACGTCGTCACGTTCCTGCAGGCGGCCCGGGGCCGCTCCACGCAGCGGCCCCGCTGGCTGGTCGTCCCCTACCTGGCCTGGTGGGGTGGCCTGGTCGTGTTCGCGCTGGCAGGGGACGTTCCGGTGACGTTCGTGGTGCCGGCCCTGCTCTACGGCACCCTGCTGGTGGCGATGGCCTGGCTGGCCGCGCGGGTCTCGCTCGCGGTGGGCATTGGTGCGGCGCTCTTCGTCGTCTCCGACTCCCTGATCGGCCTGAGGGTCGGGGACGTCACGATGCCGCTGCACGGCGTCGCGGTGATGGCCACCTACCTGGCCGCGCAGGCCCTGATCGTCACCGGACTGATCAGGGCAGCGCGCGATGGATCGATCAGATCCAGTCCTTGA
- a CDS encoding TetR/AcrR family transcriptional regulator, with amino-acid sequence MPRITADTLAEHRELQRRAILDAARDLLAEASRDPGGKAPSLADVGRRTGLARTSLYQYFASREELMDAVIADVFPQWQARLHDAMNTVAGNGEKARAYCRVSLELVAEGEHAVVSGLSLHARDRVTTAGKELHDTVVRPMIETLGGSHELAEMVQSVVWTASKQIEDGKDAPTVMRHVESLLGPFFDSLRD; translated from the coding sequence ATGCCCAGGATCACCGCCGACACGCTCGCCGAACACCGCGAGCTCCAACGGCGCGCGATCCTCGACGCCGCCCGGGACCTGTTGGCCGAGGCCAGCCGGGACCCGGGCGGCAAGGCGCCCAGCCTCGCCGACGTGGGGCGTCGCACCGGGCTGGCCCGCACCAGCCTCTACCAGTACTTCGCCTCGCGCGAGGAGCTGATGGACGCCGTCATCGCCGATGTCTTCCCGCAGTGGCAGGCCCGCCTGCACGACGCCATGAACACCGTCGCGGGCAATGGTGAGAAGGCCCGTGCGTACTGCCGGGTCAGTCTCGAACTCGTCGCCGAGGGCGAGCACGCCGTCGTCAGCGGTCTCTCCCTGCACGCCCGGGACCGGGTCACCACGGCTGGCAAGGAGCTCCACGACACCGTCGTGCGTCCCATGATCGAGACCCTCGGCGGCAGCCACGAGCTGGCCGAGATGGTGCAGTCGGTGGTGTGGACCGCCTCCAAGCAGATCGAGGACGGCAAGGACGCCCCGACGGTGATGCGGCACGTCGAGAGCCTGCTCGGGCCCTTCTTCGACTCGCTCCGCGACTGA
- a CDS encoding MFS transporter: MSSRIWTRDFSLAVVTNTFVSLVFYLLMSGMTLYAVEQFAASDTLAGLTSSMFVIGSVAARVYAGKLLDVVGRRRMLVVAMVVYVVCSVLYTVTDQIGLLLLVRFVHGMAFGAGNTSVAASVQSIIPPERRSEGTGYFGLSTTVAMAVGPLLAVTLSAGGHWDALFWSASVASLVAFGVSLVLRLPEREVGPEERHQWWRLRITDVFDAATMPIAVIMLLSGIAYSSILSFLASYGVAEGMSGGASAFFIVYALAVLVSRLVVGRIQDRLGDNAVMYPTMVSFVLALFVIGWAPNGLALALAGVLGGFGFGAMMSCAQAIVASRATPARIGVVTSTFFILLDVGCGLGPVALGSVVGGVGYRGMYLAMSVLMILTIALYWFLHGRAQGAPRTAPSAATVSEAGTSAVVGRRVLVGFDGSADGLRALRYAANAANVAGYDLWVVSAVTTTATGGDFSSHIDAADVARQGGARLDAARALLTEMRFPAEQTVLEVVTAHPVVALTERSGRAVLMVLGRRSSSGLERMFVGSTSLGVVAGAKCPVVVISAASTPHLTDRNGVVTVAVGARGGDRGSISWGLAEARRRHASLRVVHVTKPGDDEAELRERALARLEELSPGYPDVELLVDLPRATGRSAVDELVEISRSSDLLVLDARGNRVTGLPMGGAVRGVLAHAECPVVLAG; this comes from the coding sequence GTGAGTTCTCGGATATGGACCCGGGACTTCAGTCTCGCTGTCGTCACCAACACTTTTGTCTCCCTCGTCTTCTACCTGCTGATGAGCGGCATGACGCTGTACGCGGTGGAGCAGTTCGCCGCCAGTGACACCCTCGCGGGACTGACGTCCAGCATGTTCGTCATCGGTTCGGTGGCCGCCCGCGTCTACGCGGGCAAGCTTCTCGACGTCGTGGGACGCCGTCGGATGCTGGTGGTCGCGATGGTCGTCTACGTCGTCTGCTCGGTGCTCTACACCGTCACTGACCAGATCGGCCTGCTGCTGCTCGTCCGTTTCGTGCACGGCATGGCGTTCGGCGCCGGCAACACCTCGGTGGCTGCGTCGGTGCAGTCGATCATCCCGCCCGAACGACGTAGTGAGGGCACCGGTTACTTCGGTCTCTCCACCACCGTCGCGATGGCCGTCGGCCCGCTGCTCGCGGTGACGCTGAGCGCCGGTGGGCACTGGGATGCCCTGTTCTGGTCGGCGAGCGTGGCGTCGCTGGTGGCCTTCGGGGTCTCCCTGGTGTTGCGCCTGCCTGAGCGTGAGGTCGGCCCTGAGGAGCGCCACCAGTGGTGGCGCCTGCGGATCACCGACGTCTTCGACGCGGCCACGATGCCGATCGCGGTCATCATGCTGCTCTCCGGCATCGCGTACTCGTCGATCCTGTCGTTCCTGGCCAGCTACGGCGTCGCCGAGGGGATGTCGGGAGGCGCGAGCGCGTTCTTCATCGTCTACGCCCTCGCGGTCCTCGTCTCGCGCCTCGTCGTGGGTCGGATCCAGGACCGTCTCGGCGACAACGCCGTCATGTACCCCACGATGGTCTCGTTCGTGCTGGCACTCTTCGTCATCGGGTGGGCACCCAACGGCCTGGCGCTCGCACTGGCCGGAGTCCTGGGCGGCTTCGGTTTCGGCGCGATGATGTCGTGCGCCCAGGCGATCGTCGCCTCCCGTGCGACCCCGGCCCGGATCGGCGTGGTCACCTCCACCTTCTTCATCCTGCTCGACGTCGGCTGCGGCCTCGGCCCGGTGGCGCTGGGCAGCGTCGTCGGGGGAGTGGGTTACCGCGGCATGTACCTGGCGATGTCGGTGCTGATGATCCTCACCATCGCCCTCTACTGGTTCCTGCACGGCCGCGCCCAGGGCGCTCCGCGCACCGCACCCAGTGCCGCGACCGTCTCCGAGGCCGGTACGTCGGCCGTCGTGGGACGTCGTGTGCTGGTCGGCTTCGACGGCTCTGCGGACGGTCTGCGCGCGCTGCGCTACGCCGCGAACGCGGCCAACGTCGCCGGGTACGACCTCTGGGTCGTCTCGGCCGTCACCACCACCGCCACCGGTGGCGACTTCTCCTCGCACATCGACGCCGCCGACGTGGCGCGTCAGGGCGGGGCCCGGCTCGACGCGGCCCGTGCGCTGCTCACCGAGATGCGCTTCCCGGCCGAGCAGACCGTCCTGGAGGTCGTCACCGCCCACCCCGTGGTCGCGCTCACCGAGCGCAGCGGTCGCGCGGTGCTGATGGTCCTGGGACGCCGTTCCTCCAGCGGTCTGGAGCGGATGTTCGTCGGCTCCACCAGCCTGGGTGTCGTGGCCGGCGCCAAGTGCCCGGTGGTCGTGATCTCCGCCGCCTCGACGCCACACCTGACCGACCGCAACGGCGTCGTCACCGTCGCGGTGGGTGCTCGCGGTGGCGACCGTGGCTCCATCTCGTGGGGTCTGGCCGAGGCTCGTCGCCGTCACGCTTCGCTGCGCGTCGTCCACGTCACCAAGCCCGGTGACGACGAGGCTGAACTGCGCGAGCGCGCGCTGGCCCGTCTCGAGGAACTCTCGCCCGGCTACCCCGACGTCGAGCTCCTGGTCGACCTGCCCCGCGCGACCGGCCGGTCGGCGGTCGACGAGCTCGTGGAGATCTCCCGGTCCTCGGACCTGCTCGTCCTCGACGCCCGCGGCAACCGGGTCACCGGCCTGCCGATGGGCGGCGCGGTCCGTGGCGTGCTGGCCCACGCCGAGTGCCCGGTCGTGCTGGCCGGCTGA
- a CDS encoding TetR-like C-terminal domain-containing protein, translated as MSKLGRPAGPAADTLTTVLTAALELLLTEGGTALTPLRLHQATGVSRSTIYRHWATPTDVLAALIDVAPGVERSTTGDVVADLHAEVDLLCDRLRDRPVGAFLAALVTMAASDPAAVELRTKYVDDLVEPFRVLARTTGRDDLEVADAINAIVAPLVVDSLLLGREAHRDRAHRAVDLYFSAESAESAVAVEADEDASATV; from the coding sequence GTGAGCAAACTGGGGAGGCCCGCCGGGCCGGCAGCCGACACTCTGACCACCGTCCTCACGGCAGCACTCGAGCTGCTGCTGACCGAGGGCGGCACCGCGCTGACCCCGCTGCGCCTGCACCAGGCGACCGGTGTCTCGCGGTCCACCATCTACCGTCACTGGGCCACGCCCACCGACGTCCTCGCGGCACTGATCGACGTCGCGCCGGGCGTCGAGCGCAGCACCACCGGTGACGTGGTTGCCGATCTGCACGCCGAGGTCGACCTCCTGTGCGACCGTCTCCGTGACCGTCCCGTGGGTGCGTTCCTCGCCGCGCTGGTGACGATGGCCGCCAGCGACCCGGCCGCTGTCGAGTTGCGCACCAAGTACGTCGACGACCTCGTCGAGCCGTTCCGGGTCCTGGCGCGCACCACCGGTCGTGACGACCTCGAGGTGGCTGACGCCATCAACGCGATCGTCGCGCCGCTCGTCGTCGACTCCCTGCTCCTGGGCCGTGAGGCGCACCGCGACCGCGCCCACCGTGCTGTCGACCTCTACTTCAGCGCCGAGAGCGCCGAGAGCGCCGTGGCGGTCGAGGCCGACGAGGACGCCAGCGCCACCGTCTGA
- a CDS encoding maleate cis-trans isomerase family protein has translation MTNVVGPRAVFGVIVPSTNTVVEHDYWKAGVEGVAFRAGSMYIPDPSINGDEGFKALLTQIRGSIDDAVRDVLTAEPERMVMGMSAETFWGGTEGNRAFEERIGKRTGLPVTTGASACREALRALKVKKIAVFSPYQPIADKEVGNFFTEAGFEVTSITGLRCPTAMDIARVEEPRLREVIAQIDSPEAEAIVQVGTNLSFVKHAETFEAELGKPVVAINAATLWHSLREHGIDDQVSGSGTLLREY, from the coding sequence GTGACCAACGTCGTCGGACCCCGCGCCGTCTTCGGCGTCATCGTCCCCAGCACCAACACCGTCGTCGAGCACGACTACTGGAAGGCCGGCGTCGAGGGCGTCGCCTTCCGGGCCGGGTCGATGTACATCCCCGACCCCTCCATCAACGGCGACGAGGGCTTCAAGGCCCTGCTCACCCAGATCCGTGGCTCCATCGACGACGCCGTGCGCGACGTCCTGACCGCCGAGCCCGAGCGCATGGTGATGGGCATGAGCGCCGAGACGTTCTGGGGCGGCACCGAGGGCAACCGTGCGTTCGAGGAGCGGATCGGAAAGCGGACGGGCCTGCCCGTGACCACCGGTGCCTCGGCCTGCCGTGAGGCGCTGCGTGCGCTGAAGGTGAAGAAGATCGCCGTCTTCTCGCCCTACCAGCCGATCGCGGACAAGGAGGTCGGCAACTTCTTCACCGAGGCCGGCTTCGAGGTCACCTCCATCACCGGTCTGCGTTGCCCCACCGCGATGGACATCGCCCGGGTCGAGGAGCCGCGCCTGCGCGAGGTGATCGCGCAGATCGACAGCCCCGAGGCCGAGGCGATCGTCCAGGTCGGCACCAACCTCTCCTTCGTCAAGCACGCCGAGACCTTCGAGGCCGAGCTCGGCAAGCCGGTGGTCGCGATCAACGCGGCTACGCTGTGGCATTCACTGCGTGAGCACGGCATCGACGACCAGGTCTCCGGGTCCGGGACCCTGCTGCGCGAGTACTGA
- a CDS encoding CarD family transcriptional regulator: MKSVSMEFSQGQTVIHPHHGPATVAKVFSRTFKGQERTYLELQVHGSDMSINLPVDQADEVGVRAVFAEEETNELLDVLRAPTGAQEQNWSRRMKANSERLKLGSLPTTAGVVRDLIRRQEEHGLSPNEREMLKASSRLVLAELALSKGISEDEAEVLLRNAVLGTEVETADA, from the coding sequence ATGAAGAGTGTGAGCATGGAGTTCTCCCAGGGCCAGACGGTCATCCACCCCCACCACGGTCCTGCGACCGTAGCGAAGGTGTTCAGCCGCACCTTCAAGGGGCAGGAGCGCACCTACCTGGAGCTGCAGGTGCACGGCAGCGACATGTCCATCAACCTTCCTGTCGACCAGGCAGACGAGGTCGGCGTCCGCGCCGTCTTCGCCGAGGAGGAGACCAACGAGCTCCTCGACGTCCTGCGCGCCCCCACCGGCGCCCAGGAGCAGAACTGGTCGCGTCGCATGAAGGCCAACTCCGAGCGGCTCAAGCTGGGTTCGCTCCCGACCACGGCTGGCGTCGTCCGCGACCTCATCCGCCGCCAGGAAGAGCACGGCCTCTCCCCCAACGAGCGCGAGATGCTCAAGGCTTCCAGCCGTCTCGTGCTCGCAGAGCTGGCTCTCTCCAAGGGCATCAGCGAGGACGAAGCAGAGGTTCTGCTGCGCAACGCCGTCCTCGGCACCGAGGTGGAGACGGCTGACGCCTGA
- a CDS encoding GNAT family N-acetyltransferase — MFGRGKSRPRPWPVVLRDGDLTVRPIAFGDQEQWTALRAASAEWLRPWEATVPPGAHDAPASFRELVQRLHRGARLGTTLPFVLEAEGRFAGQVTVSNVVRGSAQFGSVGYWVGHEFAGRGFAPRAVALVMDHCFMTVGLHRLEVCVRPENTNSLRVVEKLDLHEVGYAPGYLHIDGDWRDHRVYAATREHFPEGVLAHLKTHLSRE, encoded by the coding sequence ATGTTCGGACGGGGCAAGTCCCGCCCGCGGCCCTGGCCGGTGGTGCTGCGCGACGGCGACCTGACCGTCCGACCGATCGCCTTCGGCGACCAGGAGCAGTGGACGGCGTTGCGGGCCGCGAGCGCGGAGTGGTTGCGACCCTGGGAGGCAACGGTCCCACCCGGCGCCCACGACGCCCCGGCGTCGTTCCGTGAACTGGTCCAGCGTCTGCACCGGGGTGCCCGGCTGGGGACGACGTTGCCGTTCGTCCTGGAGGCCGAGGGGCGGTTCGCCGGTCAGGTGACGGTCAGCAACGTGGTGCGGGGATCGGCGCAGTTCGGGTCGGTGGGCTACTGGGTGGGACACGAGTTCGCCGGGCGTGGGTTCGCTCCGCGTGCGGTGGCGTTGGTGATGGACCACTGCTTCATGACGGTGGGCCTGCACCGCCTCGAGGTGTGCGTGCGTCCGGAGAACACCAACTCGTTGCGGGTGGTGGAGAAGCTCGACCTGCACGAGGTCGGGTACGCGCCCGGCTACCTCCACATCGACGGCGACTGGCGCGACCACCGCGTCTACGCAGCCACCCGTGAGCACTTCCCGGAGGGTGTTCTCGCGCACCTGAAGACGCACCTGTCACGGGAGTAG
- a CDS encoding alpha/beta fold hydrolase, with protein MVAERPLPAFVKGLDRPWRIVVGLALVVLGLWLVARPLTSLTLLALYVGITLVIVGVGDLIESRGRRGEGRDGVRTAFGLLWLVIGVGAVLMPGRASETLPAVLAVLMAFSGVLRVVRAQGGDVRSRDRRWSASLLGAAEALLGLVALMWPDVTLVVVAVLFGVRAVVLGVQLLWDALARRAPGTPGADDVRPPRRVWRIGRLVASGGALVLALVVLTASVLVRTEETASVREPDGDPELSTPGHLLDAEPFTSEVPDDANGWRIWYSTVDQHGEPTWATALVVVPDETTDGGHDVVAWAHGTTGQARQCAPSLLDEPFTAGAFPAVMDDVVDRGWAVVAPDYVGLGGPGEHAYLVGEVGATAMLDAVRAARQLREAELSARTAVWGHSQGGGVALWTAQVQPEYAPDVPLVGTVAMAPATDLPAVAARLHQVTGGSVFASYVVAGYAATYDDVTVRNTVRPAAVKLVEEMASRCLSEPGVLASVLTALSLGDADVIRPEALSGEVGKHLSENVPTSLGDAPVLLAQGSEDQLISPAQQGAWVKRMLRAGHVPDYEVVPGMDHLSLVQEGSPFLAELMDWTAARLAGEPVE; from the coding sequence GTGGTCGCAGAGCGTCCGCTCCCAGCGTTCGTGAAGGGGCTGGACCGTCCGTGGCGGATCGTCGTGGGCCTGGCACTGGTGGTGCTGGGCCTCTGGCTGGTCGCCCGGCCGCTCACCTCCCTGACGCTGCTCGCGCTGTACGTCGGCATCACCCTCGTCATCGTCGGCGTCGGTGACCTGATCGAGTCCCGCGGGCGACGCGGCGAGGGCCGGGACGGGGTCCGTACTGCCTTCGGTCTGCTGTGGCTGGTGATCGGTGTCGGCGCGGTGCTGATGCCCGGACGGGCCTCGGAGACGCTCCCGGCCGTCCTGGCCGTGTTGATGGCGTTCAGCGGTGTGCTGCGGGTGGTGCGCGCCCAAGGTGGCGACGTGCGCTCCCGTGACCGCCGCTGGTCGGCCTCGCTGTTGGGTGCTGCCGAGGCGCTGCTGGGCCTGGTGGCCCTGATGTGGCCCGACGTGACACTCGTCGTCGTCGCGGTCCTGTTCGGGGTTCGGGCCGTGGTGCTGGGAGTCCAACTGCTGTGGGACGCCCTGGCCCGACGCGCCCCCGGCACTCCCGGAGCCGACGACGTCCGTCCCCCGCGACGGGTCTGGCGGATCGGTCGTCTCGTCGCCAGCGGCGGCGCACTCGTGCTCGCCCTGGTCGTCCTCACTGCCTCGGTGCTGGTCCGCACCGAGGAGACCGCCTCGGTGCGCGAGCCGGACGGCGACCCGGAGCTCTCGACGCCCGGGCATCTGCTCGACGCCGAGCCCTTCACCTCCGAGGTTCCTGACGACGCCAACGGCTGGCGGATCTGGTACTCCACCGTCGACCAGCACGGCGAGCCCACGTGGGCCACCGCACTCGTCGTCGTTCCCGACGAGACCACCGACGGCGGACACGACGTCGTCGCCTGGGCCCACGGCACCACCGGGCAGGCCCGGCAGTGCGCACCCAGCCTGCTCGACGAACCGTTCACCGCCGGTGCGTTCCCCGCCGTCATGGACGACGTCGTCGACCGGGGATGGGCCGTCGTCGCCCCCGACTACGTCGGGCTCGGTGGTCCGGGCGAGCACGCCTACCTGGTGGGTGAGGTCGGCGCCACCGCGATGCTCGACGCCGTGCGAGCGGCCCGCCAGTTGCGCGAGGCAGAGCTGTCCGCGCGGACCGCGGTCTGGGGTCACTCCCAGGGCGGCGGCGTGGCCCTGTGGACCGCCCAGGTCCAGCCCGAGTACGCCCCCGACGTGCCGCTGGTCGGCACCGTCGCGATGGCTCCGGCCACCGACCTCCCGGCCGTCGCCGCCCGCCTCCACCAGGTCACCGGCGGCAGCGTCTTCGCCTCCTACGTCGTGGCCGGGTACGCCGCGACCTACGACGACGTCACCGTCCGCAACACCGTCCGCCCGGCCGCGGTGAAGCTGGTCGAGGAGATGGCCTCACGCTGTCTCTCCGAGCCGGGTGTGCTGGCCTCGGTGCTCACCGCACTCTCCCTGGGTGACGCTGACGTGATCCGTCCCGAAGCGCTCAGCGGCGAGGTCGGCAAGCACCTGTCGGAGAACGTCCCCACGTCGTTGGGCGACGCCCCGGTGCTGCTCGCCCAGGGATCCGAGGACCAGCTCATCTCCCCGGCCCAGCAGGGCGCCTGGGTGAAGCGGATGCTGCGGGCCGGTCACGTCCCCGACTACGAGGTGGTCCCGGGCATGGACCACCTGTCACTGGTCCAGGAGGGGTCGCCGTTCCTGGCTGAACTCATGGACTGGACCGCGGCGCGTCTGGCCGGCGAACCGGTCGAGTGA